TAGGCTTCAGCTACTGCCAGGACATCAGGAATATAGACATTGTTGACGAAGTCCCTTAGCTCATTCAGCATCCACAGGAAAGAGGCTATTTTGTCTACGGTAACCGTCGCAGTGACTCCGCCCGGGATGACTGCCATATTGTGGGGCATTTTGCCGCCGAAAATAACCAGCATTTCCTGCCCCTTGCGCCTCATCTCCAGAGCCTTGACATAATGAGCCAGGGCGCCTATGTTCATCTGGTCGCTGAGCCGGTAATCGCCTTCGTAGCGAGGCACAAATGGGGCCAGCTCTCCTCGCTTGGCAAATTCTTTGACTGAATTCAAATCTGGGTCGTTGCCATCGTACTTGAGCGCCTTGGTGACGTCCACGTAATCCAGAGCTGCCAGATGATAGAAGTGCAGTATGTGGTCGGAGACGTGGGCTGCTCCCAGTATGAGATTGCGGATAATCCGGCCGTTATCGGGTATCTTATCGGCAAGACCAAAAGCGCTATCCAAATTCAGAGTGGCGGCTATAGAATGGCTTGTGGGACAGACGCCACAGATACGCTGAGTATACATTTGGGCATCACGGGGGTCTCTACCACGGAGGATGATTTCGAGGCCTCGGAACATCATGCCTGAACTGTGAGCCTCTTTTACCACACCATTCTCGGTGACAACTTCAACCTTAAAATGTCCTTCAATACGAGTGACAGGGTCAACTACAATCTTGCTCAATTTCTATTTCTCCTTTCCTCGGAGTTTGCCTATAGCGGGCATGTTGGCGTCGCTTAATTTCTGATAGACAGGAGCCACCAAATCGGGAAATCCGGGCTCGCAGCAGCCGATGCAGGGCGAACCGGCATCGATGCACCAGTTTGTTCCATGGTTCCATTTCCTCAATGGGCAATCTGCATGAGTAACCGGCCCCTTGCAGCCAAGCTCGTTGAGGCACCCAGGCTCCCCGAACTTCCTGGCAAATTTTCCTTCATCAAAATAGGCTCGTCTGGGACAATTCTCATGTATTAAATTACCGTAGAAAACCTTGGGGCGTTTAAGTTCATCTAAATCTTCTGGTTTAGGTAAGCCTAGAAGCAGCACGGAGGCGACCGTGCCTATGAACCAGTCGGGGTGGGGTGGGCAACCTGGTAGATTGACTAAGGGCTTGTTGATTTTGCACGATTTCAAAAATTTGTCGGTGCCGATATAACCACCGGGGTTAGGCTTGCCAGCAGCGATACCGCCGTAGGCAGCGCAGGTGCCCAGGGCGATGACTGCCAGAGCATCCTTGGCTAAAGCTTCAACCCGCTCTGTCATGGGCACCGGTTTGTCGTTTTTCTCACCAAGTGCTCCGTAGATACCACCATCTTTGGTGGGTATGGCGCCTTCGACTACCAGAACATAGCCGCCTTTATTTGTCTCTGGCATATTTTCGAGGACATGAATTGCGGCTTCTCCTTCGCCAGCCATTACGGTCGCCTGGAATTTCAGGCTTACATGTTTACCGGGTACAACTTCATCGATAAGGACATTCTTGATGTTTGGGCTAACTGTATTGAGGACTGTGACTGAACATCCGGTGCAAGTACCTGTCTGTATCCAGACAACCGGAATTTCTTGAACGTTTGCTTTAGGCATTCGACCCCCTTTCTTTGCCAAGAGTTGCCAACCGCAAATTCTACAGGTTTGTGGCGATTAATGCAAGTAGATTCGGTGGCAATTTTTAGATAGGGGTAGCACTCCCTAAACTATACTGCCACTTCTCTTAGCAGAAGGACGAGGAAATCTTATGGCAACTTGCCCCTCTTCTTCCTTCTTTCTACTATTCTATCCTCTCTCCTTTTGAGATAGCTCGTCCCGATTATACTGAGGGAAGTCAATGCTATTGCTGCCCCTATAAGAATATAAAATGCAGTGAACAGGCGGCAGGCGTCAGAAGTCGGGTGCAAGTCTCCGTAACCGGTTGTGGTAAAGGTCGAAACAGAGAAATAGAAGCATTGAATCCATGTCCATCCCTCAAAATATCTATATGTCACCGTGCCCATTATAATAACCATTATTAACGCGAAAGAAGCGGATACTATTTGTGCTCTTATGTTTGATAACATGGCTCCCCTTTCCTGAACGTACTTTCAATTAAAAACGTGCATTCTTTTTCATGCAAAGCATCAATAAGGCATACAGTATTGCCCTTGGCTCTTTACAAGGGCTGATAAACATAAGGTTTCGTTCTTCCCTGCTTAGCAAGGGAGGAGGGATGGGTTGCTAGAACTAGCATATCCGGGGCAGAAGCTCTCCGCTAAGCATATCAACGATGCGGGATGCCCCGAGCCGCGTCTTCATTATCACCTTGCCTTTGTACTCATCGGTTACCTCACCGATGATGGCAGCTTCGGCACCATATTGATTCCGTTTCATCTTGGCCAGAACCATTTGGGCATCGTCTGCGGTGACTATAGCTACCAGCTTGCCTTCATTAGCGACATAAAGCGGGTCGAAGCCGAGAAGCTCGCAGGCAGCTCGTACGCCATCATGTATAGGTATCTTTCCCTCTTCTATCCTGATGCCCACTTTGGACTGTTTGGCAAATTCGTTGAGTGTGGTGGCTAAGCCGCCTCGAGTTGGGTCACGCAGGGAATGAATTTGCGATGAGTCTTCCGCCATCTGCGACACCAGTTTGTTCAAGGGGGCGCAGTCGCTTTGAACTGGGACTGAGAACTTCAGCCCTTCGCGCTGGCTCATCACCGCAATGCCGTGGTCGCCGATGGTACCGCTGAGGATAATTTTGTCGCCTACTTTGGCATTAGCCCCTGATATATCTATACCCTGTGGGACGATACCTATGCCCGAGGTGTTGATGAACAGTTTATCAGCACCGCCCCGGTTTACCACCTTGGTATCGCCGGTGACTATCTTCACTCCAGCTTCTTCAGCGGCAGCTTTTATTGAGCTGACTATCTTTTTCAGTTCGCCGAGCGTTAAGCCTTCTTCTATAATGAACGATAGGCTCAGGTACAGTGGTGTGGCTCCGCTCATGGCTATGTCGTTAATGGTGCCGCAGACAGCTAGCTTTCCAATGTCGCCGCCGGGGAAGAAGATGGGACTAACTACATAGCTGTCAGTGGTGAAGGCAAGGCGACCGCTGAGGTCGAAAACTGCCGAATCGTCCAGTTTGGCTAATAGCGGATTGGCTAGAGGCGGCAGGAAATTTTTCTCTATCAGCTCATGACTCAGCCGGCTGCCGCTGCCATGAGCCAGCAGGATTATTTCATCATCCATAATCAGCTCCGTACTTATAGTAGAGAATGTAGGGCCAGGTCTTTAGACCTGTCCGAGGTGGACAGACCTGAAGGTCTGTCCCTACAGTTTTTCTCCTTACAAAGGAGAGGGGGATTAAGGGGGTGAGGTTGCTAAACAATTTCATATTGATAATAAGCGGCACAGGCACCTTCTGAAGATACCATGCATGGCCCTACAGGTTGCTCTGGAAAACAGGCCTTGCGGAATAGCTTGCACTCATTAGGAGTCTTTACACCGCGAAGGATATCGCCGCAGATGCAGCCCTTCGCTTCTCGGACCGGCTCCAGGGTTACTGAAAAGGCTAGCTCGGCGTCGAAACGTCCGTATTCCTTTCTCAGTTTCAGGCCGCTGGCTGGAACAACGCCTATACCTCTCCAATCGGCGCCACTGACTTCAAAAACGCTGTCCATTAGCTTTAAGGCTGTTATGTTACCTTCAGGCTTAACGCCACGGCGGTAGGCTATCTCCACCCGCGGCTTGCCGCTTTCGATTTGCTCCACCAGCATGGCTACGGACTGCAGAATATCCAGCGGCTCGAAGCCTGAGACTACGCAGGCAACGCCGTAGTCGCGGGGGATGAATTCGTAGTGACGAGAGCCAATTATGGCACTGACATGCCCAGGGCAAACGATGCCGTCCAGCTTGAGCTCACCCAAATCAAGGATAGCTTTCATTATTGGTGGGCATAGCTTCAGCAGGCAGAGGACGTAAAAGTTTCTGATTCCTTCATTTTCAGCCTGAAAAATGGAGGCGGCGATGGTTGGGCTGGTGGTCTCAAAGCCGATGCCGATGAAGATAACCGACCGTGTTGGGTTGTCCCTGGCAATTTGCAGAGCATCTTGGGTGGAGTAGACAATGCGGATATCAGCCTCTTCTGCTCTGACTTTCTGCAGGCTGGAATAGCTGCCGGGGACTTTCATCATATCGCCGAAGGTGGTGATAATGACATCGGGCAAGCGGGCCAGGGCAATAGCTTTATCTATATCGGCGTTGGCGGTAACACACACCGGGCAGCCCGGGCCAGAGAGCATCTCTACAGTTGGGGGAAGAAGCTGGCGGATACCGTTTCTCATGATGGCTACGGTGTGCCCGCCGCAGAACTCCATCAGCCTGGCTGGCCTTTTCGACAGTTGCTCTATTCTGGCTACCAGCTTTTTGCCCAGCTCAACATCCCGGTATTCATCAATAAATTTCACTATTCGACTCTTTCTTCCAGGACAGTTTCACCAGCAAGCTTCCCGTTGGTTAGCTGCAACAACGCCTGCTCGGCTTGCTCGAGATTATTTGCCAAATCTTCAAGAAGGCTTAGATACTCTGCAGACTTGTTTTTAAATTTATCCAGGTACTTCTGCTTTATCGCCGGGTCTGAGTTACCGATGCTGTCCCCAATGTTAGTGAGGACGTACTCATTAGTATTCTTGTAGCTCATGGCTAAGTGCTCTGCGCCATTCAGCGTCGACTGAAGCTGGTTGCACAGATCCAGCCACTGGGGCATGGTGGAATTATCGGACGGCCTTGTTGCTCGTACCTTTTCCGCCATCTCTAAAGACATATCGCAATAAAGCACTAGAGTCCCTGCCGATTCTGGCCGCGGCAGCATCTCGGGCAGGGGGATCCACTTACAGCCGCTGCTTTCATCAAATGACCCTTTTGTAGTCACATACTCACCCAGCTTACATACGTCACTCGGCGGCACTTCCAGGCCAATAACGGAAAACTCATCCCAGGTGAAATCTTTGAGCTCCAAGGCTATACCACGAGTCTCCTCAATATAACCCTTCATCGCATCATAGGGGTCGACAGGCTTGCGTTCCTCAATTCGGTTGAGACTTCTGGGGACCCACAATAAAGCCAGGCCGGCGAGCAAAAGCACAACTCCAGCAACCAAAGCGGCATGCAATACGTACCTATTCCGCTTCATCGCCAAGCCTCACCATCTCCTCCAATATCTTCAGTGTCTCCTGGGCTTCGGCTTCGTCGATAACGTTTATGGCATAGCCGGTGTGTAGCAGGACATAATCGCCGACCTTGGCCTCCGGGGTAAGCATTATGCTGACTCGGCGTTTTACACCGCCGATTTCCACCTCAGCTTCATTGCCGTCTATCGAAGTAACCTGTACTGGAACAGCTAAACACATAGTTTTCCTTTCAACTGAAATTGGCGATGACGGCCTGGCCTAAGGAGATACCGCCGTCATTACATGGCACCTGCTTATGGGTTAACACCGAAAAGTCGACAGATTCAAGCAAAGGCACGACTTTTCTTAGCAGCAACCGATTCTGGAAGACACCGCCGCTCAAGGCTACCCGGTTAATTCCGGTCTTCTTGGCTATCAATTGACACATCTTGCATATCATCTGGGCTGCGGTATTGTGAAATCGGGCTGATATTGTAGCTTTAGACACGTCTTGATATAAATCCTTGACTATGGCAGAAAGCAGCTCTTTGAGCTGGATGATATTTGTCCCATCATGCTCAACTATAGAATATGGGTAACTGTCACTGCCGACTTCATCGCCAGCATCATAGGCTGCCATCTCAAGCTCGACAGCTGCCTGACCTTCATAATCTATCTCGCCCCTGATGCCTAGCAAGGCTGATACGGCATCGAATAGACGCCCCATACTCGAAGACAATGGTGAGTTAAGTCCGGTCTGGATTTGCCGCTTGATAAGCTCAATTTCAACAGCATCAACTTGCTTCAAGAAACCTAGTTTGGGGCTGATGGAGTCCTCTCCCAGTAGCTTGAGAAGGTAGCCTATGGCAGTTCGGTACGGCCTTCTGATGGCAGCAGCTCCACCGGGCAAAGGGAGGTACTCAAGGTGCCCCATTCTCTGGAAACCTTTGTAATCAGCGGCCAGAAATTCTCCTCCCCAGATGCGCCCATCGCTACCATATCCCGTGCCGTCTAAAGCCACACCGATAACCGGCGACTCTACTCCATTGTCAACCATACAGCTAACGATGTGGGCATGATGGTGCTGAACCGGCACGAGCTTAAGATGGCTGAACTGGCTACCCAGCTCCAGCGCGTATTTGGTTGAAAGGTATTCCGGATGGAGGTCATAGGCAACGATTTCAGGCTCGATACGGAACAGCTTTTTAT
This window of the Chloroflexota bacterium genome carries:
- a CDS encoding hydrogenase small subunit produces the protein MPKANVQEIPVVWIQTGTCTGCSVTVLNTVSPNIKNVLIDEVVPGKHVSLKFQATVMAGEGEAAIHVLENMPETNKGGYVLVVEGAIPTKDGGIYGALGEKNDKPVPMTERVEALAKDALAVIALGTCAAYGGIAAGKPNPGGYIGTDKFLKSCKINKPLVNLPGCPPHPDWFIGTVASVLLLGLPKPEDLDELKRPKVFYGNLIHENCPRRAYFDEGKFARKFGEPGCLNELGCKGPVTHADCPLRKWNHGTNWCIDAGSPCIGCCEPGFPDLVAPVYQKLSDANMPAIGKLRGKEK
- a CDS encoding two pore domain potassium channel family protein, whose amino-acid sequence is MLSNIRAQIVSASFALIMVIIMGTVTYRYFEGWTWIQCFYFSVSTFTTTGYGDLHPTSDACRLFTAFYILIGAAIALTSLSIIGTSYLKRREDRIVERRKKRGKLP
- the hypE gene encoding hydrogenase expression/formation protein HypE — translated: MDDEIILLAHGSGSRLSHELIEKNFLPPLANPLLAKLDDSAVFDLSGRLAFTTDSYVVSPIFFPGGDIGKLAVCGTINDIAMSGATPLYLSLSFIIEEGLTLGELKKIVSSIKAAAEEAGVKIVTGDTKVVNRGGADKLFINTSGIGIVPQGIDISGANAKVGDKIILSGTIGDHGIAVMSQREGLKFSVPVQSDCAPLNKLVSQMAEDSSQIHSLRDPTRGGLATTLNEFAKQSKVGIRIEEGKIPIHDGVRAACELLGFDPLYVANEGKLVAIVTADDAQMVLAKMKRNQYGAEAAIIGEVTDEYKGKVIMKTRLGASRIVDMLSGELLPRIC
- the hypD gene encoding hydrogenase formation protein HypD translates to MKFIDEYRDVELGKKLVARIEQLSKRPARLMEFCGGHTVAIMRNGIRQLLPPTVEMLSGPGCPVCVTANADIDKAIALARLPDVIITTFGDMMKVPGSYSSLQKVRAEEADIRIVYSTQDALQIARDNPTRSVIFIGIGFETTSPTIAASIFQAENEGIRNFYVLCLLKLCPPIMKAILDLGELKLDGIVCPGHVSAIIGSRHYEFIPRDYGVACVVSGFEPLDILQSVAMLVEQIESGKPRVEIAYRRGVKPEGNITALKLMDSVFEVSGADWRGIGVVPASGLKLRKEYGRFDAELAFSVTLEPVREAKGCICGDILRGVKTPNECKLFRKACFPEQPVGPCMVSSEGACAAYYQYEIV
- a CDS encoding HypC/HybG/HupF family hydrogenase formation chaperone: MCLAVPVQVTSIDGNEAEVEIGGVKRRVSIMLTPEAKVGDYVLLHTGYAINVIDEAEAQETLKILEEMVRLGDEAE